The sequence TCCATCAACCAAGCCATGCTCAACAGCGTGGCCAGTGGCGACTGGAGTCGTTACGCGCAGTTCTGCGCCGCCGACCTGAGTTGCTTCGAGGGCGAAACCAATGGACACCTGGTGGAAGGCCTGCCATTCCACCAGTACTACTTCAACCTTCCTGCAAGCGATGCGCCCGCGACGGCCGCAACGGTGACCATGGCCCGCCCGCACCTGCGCTGGCTCAGTGACGATGCCGTGGTGCTGAGTTACACCCGCCTCACCCAAAAGCTCGCTGGCGGCGAACCCATCACCGCGAGCTGCTGCGAAACGCGCATCTGGCAGCGCCTCAACGGCAGCTGGCAACAGGTGCATGTGCACCGCAGCTGATCCAGCCAACAAAAAAGCCACCCTTTCGGGTGGCTTCTCTGTCTCA is a genomic window of Synechococcus sp. HK05 containing:
- a CDS encoding DUF4440 domain-containing protein, with protein sequence MSLSDRDQEILSINQAMLNSVASGDWSRYAQFCAADLSCFEGETNGHLVEGLPFHQYYFNLPASDAPATAATVTMARPHLRWLSDDAVVLSYTRLTQKLAGGEPITASCCETRIWQRLNGSWQQVHVHRS